Genomic DNA from Corylus avellana chromosome ca4, CavTom2PMs-1.0:
AGCCCccaccttttatatatatagaaattgaTGGCCATGTGCATTAAGTATTGTACAAGTATGAATCATTCGAGTTTCATgggacattacaaaaaaaagatacatttgttggttttttctcttcttttcatATGACATTGTACTATCCAAGAAATCTTTgacccaaaaacaaacaaacaaacaaggaatGCAGTTAAATATTGGGAGAGAAATACTAAAAGAGAGAGATGCATTACTTTGAGTCCATCAACAGAGAGAAGGCCACTGAGGATGCACTCCTTGAGACCAGTCCCAAGAACAATCACGTCATACTCTTCATCCATGGCTGGTCAAATCAATAGTTTTctcagaaaaacaaagaaaattgcaaagagagagagagagagagagagagatggtttTCTGTATGTGACAAAAGTGTGAGATTTGGAACAGGTCTTTAGCGGGAAGTACCGAGACTGGCGAGTACCGCTACGTTCACGCTACATTAAGCGCGTGGCGTACAGAGCACACATTCGTGGATTAAGGTTGATATGTGGTTCAGTTTAGAGTACTAACCGCTATGTtcgttaattaattaattaatttttatttttttaattttaaaataaaatattaataaacaactcaaatagaatttttttttttttcaaaatgtaaaatttatgtcacattataatatttttttaaacaaaaaaagaaccatatatatattatggtttttttttttttttttttgtatttattataattataggatatattaattttttcttcatttattatATTGTACTAAAGTGTATGATGagttactaaaatttaaatgatttaattaaaaataattaggatttcaaaaattctataataaaaacatttttaaaattttagagaattCTGAtaattatccttttttttttttttacttgattgATATTACAGATTTTTGTGTACTAATTTTAGCACCAATACACGTGTGATAATACCCATAGATTTAGAGAGTCCATCTCTCAAGGGAATCTCCGTCAAGATTGAAAGTGTCCTTCTTGTTCATAAATGGAGAATGctaggtatttttttcatattatttttttaaaaagtaaaaaataaattgacctttatttttttactggatttttttaaaataatattcacctaaaactaaaaaacacctaaaaatgaAAGTCTTTTAGTGCCTTTTGCATCACAAGAGTCATAACAATACAATTGCCTATGgtggaaattaagaaaaaatatcaattattaggggatttttttttaaaaaattattgtttttttataagttcATGCCATTTCATGAActgaaaaaagaatatttttcatttctctttattcttgtgtaatttttctttcataattgTAACGCCCCACCATAAATTCAAGGGCGAAAGtggaaattttttcttaattaaccACTTTTATATCCATAATAAAACAACGCAACAGAAAACCTGTAATAAATCTTTATATGACAATTATGCTATGACTTAGATGAGATTGTATGTACATGTTTCTagtcgatatatatatatatatatataatctcataGCTAAGATAATATGATTTAGATGGGCTTGTATGTTTCTAAGCGGGAGACTCGAATGTGCTCATATACTCCGAGCTGAAATAGTTTAATgtattgaacttttaaaattCCCCTCTTTATAGGGTTTTGGGTTAAATTAGACGATCAAATGGTGAAATGACTATTATACCTCTGTAAACtttatgaaattataaaattaccttttaattataaataatttttttttttaaaaaaaaatacaggggtattttgagaatttatcACCCCTCCattagaatttaacaaaaatactctaaCATATGGGTAAGATTGcaagaaaaaactttttagaaaaaacctTATTTTTAAACTTAGATTGCCTGATAGAAtcctgtcaaaaaaaaaaaaaataaataaaaataaaatcaatacttACCATGCATGAACCATACCAGAcgtgattttaataattatatcaaAGACTTGCTTAAGGTCCTCTCACATGCTTCTAATTATCTTGAGTCATATTAATTTAGCCTAAATAACATCTCTGGCGTTTTCGCTTAATTACTTGAAAATACCCTAATTAAGGCTCTGCTACTTTGCCTTAACATTAAACTGGTAGCAGAGAAATGCCTTAACCAAAATGATTAAGCAAACCACCCTGCTCAACTAAGGCTTCGAATGTTAAACCCCAAATAGATTGGGTTTGTTGAGTGTTCTCCCCCATTCAATCAAAAGGCCAGGTTGAGCAAACTACCCCGCTCAACTAAGGCTCCACAGGTTAATCACATGCGAATTGGGTTTGTTGAGCTCACCACCCTGCTCAACTTAAGGCAAAGAATGATTAACCCCATTCGATTTGGGCATGTTGAGCATATTACCCTTGCTCAACATCGGGTCTCTAACGTATAATCCTTGATTGAAATGGGTTTGCCGTGGTTCACTTTAGCCCTTGCTCATCTGGAACAAGTGGTAAAATTACTAGAAATGGTCAAGAAATGTTATTCATCCATGGTAACAAATTAGCCCTTGACTCTGAAGAAtctcataattaaatgaaaattaaagagaaaagaggaagaaagagagacaatgTAGACAAAGGACTTTTGGACGGTTCGGTGTTATACACCTCCGTTCACAACTAGGTAATTGTCCTAAAGGTCTGCTACATTTTGCTATTATTACTTGATTTGATTGTGTACAAGACTCTTTATgaataatttgaataatttcaaatgtAAACAAATCTCCATTTATCACAAAGAATTTCTATCATTATCATACATTCTAAACATAATTCAGCATCTGTAGCTGATCACCATATACACAAGTGGGACTTTCTTTGATCAACTAGCGTATACAAATCGGTCTTTATCTACAACAGTGAGCTGAGCTTTATTTAGACATGCTTGTTTTTCAATTGAGAAAATGCGTCGCATGTACTCTTGACCTTCtttatctttcaaaatcaatcAGGGAAAGGTAACCTGCTTGGCATTTTGTCACCAACCAAAGCTATTGATGAGTTGAAACCAATATCACTGAAACCACTAATGTCATATAATTATTCTTATATTTCTAGATAatgttaaaagaatatatatttattaacaaaacaaagaatacaACACTCTCCAACAGAAATCCACAAGATCCTCCTATTCCAACAAAGCATCATTGATACAGACAACTCCTCATATGCCACAAACAACTCCcaccaaaagaaaacaacatttaTACAGACACCAAAATCTAAATCTTCTGAGATCAAACACCCTGCAACATCCAAACCACTCAGCATTTGGACAAACTACATTTTCCAAATACCAACAGATATAAAAACCAACAATAGCAAGCTATTCAAGACAGCATACTACAACTAACAATTACTCAGCTAAtaccaacaaaacaataaaagaatatattgttataacactaaatagttaaaCCCAAGGACAGATCCATCTGTTTGGTAAATGTGTTGTTGTATTGAAACTAAAACTATTTGCTTAGgtaaatatgagagagagagagagaggggattTCGCCGGCTGGAAAGGGAGAGGGGAAGGTGAACTGGCCAGGGAGACGCTGGCAGAAtgcagagggagagagagagagagagagatagggagGGAGGTATTTTTCACCGGAAAGGGGGAGAGGGAAAGGCCCTATGTAACAGCCTTACTCCGCTTTGGGCCTCATCTCGCATGGTTTTGTTATAGAGTCTACCCAAAAAGCCTCATACCAACATACTCCTATATAAATAAGGACATCCTCTTTTCGACATCCatggatcccctccatttcaaATGGAATGGAGAGgtccaggcaatgtgggatgtCAGCCCATATTGTTTATTGTTGGGTTTAACCCGAAAGGCTTCATACCATTTAAAGAGAGCATGCTCCTATATAAGCACATCCTTTTTTCTAcacctaggcaatgtgggataccacacccaaaatattaaaatttaattggagATATCCCTGGATTGAATTCTTAATATTCTAACTGCATATTATAAAcagaaaaccagaaaaacaaaaatattgttgGAATGTTGCAAACAAAATCCTTAAGCTCTTTCTGTACTGGGTGGGATGAGGTTGTGAGAGTTCGTTTGAAGGATTGGAAAGGGAAAATTCTTTCTAGTTTGGTTTGCAAACTTGCTTTGGGTGCTACTGTTTATAATATTTGAAAACATAGGAACAATGTTAAGTTTGGCAATCAGAAGCCAATGACAAGATTTGTGACAATTAGGGTATTCCTTCGAGTTTCCTGACTTAGGGCTTCCTTTTGATTGGAGGTTGATTCTTGTTGGCTGTGGAGATTTGGCTTTTActcattttgtgtttttggttgttgtttttgttagcttctTTGTATTGGAGGTTGTTGATGTAAATGTTGTCTAAGTTGTTTTCATGCTGTTTGTGGAGGTCTGTTTCTTCACAGCTTCATTGTTTTTAGGTTGCAGTAGCAATATATATAGCAGAGTTTTCTGTCTATAGTTGGGAAAAAGTTGTTGTAAATTTGTTAGTTGCTAAGCAACTGTGCTTTAGGTTCCAGCTAGGTTTGTCTTGCTGGAGTGAGTTTTGTAATTCTTTGTGTGGAATGAAATtgttattcatccaaaaaaaaaaaagttgcaaacTTACCCCAACTTGAGAGAAGTGTCGTTGTCTTGGCCTTGAGGAGGATCAGCTGAGCTGCAAATATTGGTGGTCGACTCAGATGAGTGACCTTGTTCAATTACATTTGTTAGAATGTTAAACTGCTTTTCCATCTGCTGAAAAGAGACATTTTCATAAATTGAGAAAGTAGTGAAacaaagataaagaaagaaattcacAACCTGATACCTGCTTTAGTCTCTTGTTATCCTCCATCATTTGAGCTCCCTGCATTTCAAGGGATAGCAACTAACACAACTTACAACCTCAAAAAAAGCGAAGGTAGGGCCAACCTCAGGCACCTACAACACATCACAAGAGAACAAAACCAACAACATAGAAACCCAAatggtaaaacattttttagaaaaacccCAAGACATAAAAACGTTTCTGTTAGTGAGAAAAGGAGAAAATCCAATGCACATACAAAGACCTTGacaaaacgaaaacaaattaGTTGTCTCCATCATTTTTATGAACTTGCATAAACATATTAATTTCTAGTTATCAAATACTTAGATCTAAAATTAAGTAATTGTGCACAACTACGCATTCAAGAATATCATCACCTAAGAAATAAAAGCATGAAGATGTTTTTACATtctatattttttgaaattataataattGCATGGAATGTcgtaaaaattttaaagtttggcATATGACCTTCTGCTCAAGGGCACCGATCTTTTCTACAAATCTTTCATCCTGAAAAACGTAAAAACTTCTCTTGTTAAGAGACAAGTTCAGAAATTTCAATGCTCCAATAATATAATGCCAGAAAATTGAGACAACAAAGAGAGACAAACCTTTGTATTTGAAACGCGGCTCAAGCCTACTTTGAGAAGTTGCTCTAGTTTCTGTAGTTCTTCCATGTTCAATCCTTGGAGCTCTTCTCCCTTCATCTGCCTGTTTGGTGTAATCATTTATACATTAATTTAGTGTGGAACTTGCATGTCATTACTATAACAACTTGATATAGCAATGTCGTTACAATATACCTCAGTTCATGAGTCTTCTCGATGATTTCATTGCTTAACAAGGTGTACGCACTGTTGTCAAGCTAAAAGGCACAAAGAGTAGCCATTCATGAAGATTTTTAGTATATGATCTATCTGCAAGCACTTTTAATATAACAATTTTAATAGTTGCTTTGAATGGTGTCTCAGGGATCTAAACGGAGAAAGCCCCGGATAcccggttatatatatatatatatatataaaacaattgtTAAATTAAGTAGGCATTTCTTGTGTTCCATTAGAGATATTTAAGGATGTTGTATATGTTATATTTATTCCTTTCGGGTGGACAAACATAgtcatttgtttgttttgggtcCATAATAGGATGTACCAATTTTGTGGACACATGATGAAGCCATTTACTCTCACCCTATATATAAGTGACGTTTGCCCATTAGGCTTCACTAGGTCATTATGTGAAAATTAGGATTGAGAGTAATAGTCTCTCTCCACATACAAAACACAGTCTTCTTCAGTCTTCTTCTATATGTTTGGATATCTACAAGAGATTGATGGAGGTAGATATTGAAAGCTTGTCATGAGAATATTGAAGGTATGACATTGTTAGATTTATTTACACATGCTATGGAGAAAGaacatatttataatttatttattctaacagTATATATTTAAGGATGTTGTAAATGGTAGGGTCATCATTCTTTGATTGCTATATCAAGTAACTTGTTCTCAAAGTTGTTCCAGAAGGCGCATCTAGCTTTCATATTATGGCACAATTTCTTTTACATGTAAGTTTCAAGAAAATTTCAGATAACGGTTTAATAAACAATCCTGAATCATGTTTCCTTATGACAATGATACAGCTACCTGCATTAACATTTACGTACAAGTTAAGGAAATAAGGCTGAAAAGCATTGTAAATAAGGTAAACCCTTAAGTTTAAA
This window encodes:
- the LOC132178529 gene encoding MADS-box protein JOINTLESS-like gives rise to the protein MKLDKIDQPSLELQLDNSAYTLLSNEIIEKTHELRQMKGEELQGLNMEELQKLEQLLKVGLSRVSNTKDERFVEKIGALEQKGAQMMEDNKRLKQQMEKQFNILTNVIEQGHSSESTTNICSSADPPQGQDNDTSLKLGVFDLRRFRFWCLYKCCFLLVGVVCGI